One region of Drosophila kikkawai strain 14028-0561.14 chromosome 2R, DkikHiC1v2, whole genome shotgun sequence genomic DNA includes:
- the Spt gene encoding serendipity locus protein alpha isoform X1: protein MDVLRKQLESCLNILNRGTGATSPTGLNWLNDLCAALLEFSTLVHSSLCSHKQSESAEMVCLCLSQIMICIRQVESTMKLGCGASVMASHQYFLDRIRWCLKRLMHLYSPGSDAGIPERSFLKLVDSVLDTLAVFTSQNEENTDALNCFPSPEEVLSLSNEMRVYIDLILGQSLGFANVALSQDKRALSALCQKVIRECNAFQGECKLPGSASYHSNLKLKAMNLEQALYQLEDFINDALLRLVFTCFLDFEKFSVDKIRTVLSNSSEDDAAADELIADFDVNIDRATQIGIFAIAFAPNLKMKTMMRSCLASFESLDTSLIPSLQANGSDLHSDILEQHFNEEVTKFKAALQEIIDSRALLGCYLELLSAGIASNEKVCDKERLQDLAEMSMLLFEHFHLDTNRKVLTETKNQVGEEYLQQFVRILRECKAILMCASQVEPQRIIKRFKILRSILRKLHGCLGVGKRDENEPTHQMGKHMVEDVTDGHETNDNLDNFTGLTTGRSNSILYDTGRRSRVIRNQDSKQTTEALKTKPGLLKRESLRTVMFKRQNIAESRRLYNTICNQSADLEITDILDQLTGMSNGYFEC from the exons ATGGATGTTTTAAGAAAACAATTGGAGTCCTGCTTGAATATACTAAATAGAGGAACCGGAGCAACAAGTCCCACAGGACTAAACTGGTTAAAT GACTTGTGTGCCGCGCTATTGGAATTTTCCACGTTGGTCCACAGCTCCTTGTGCTCGCACAAGCAGTCAGAGTCCGCAGAAATGGTATGCCTATGCCTGAGCCAGATCATGATCTGTATTCGCCAGGTGGAGAGCACCATGAAGCTGGGATGCGGCGCCTCAGTTATG GCCAGCCATCAGTACTTTCTGGATCGCATTAGGTGGTGCCTCAAGCGCCTTATGCATCTTTACAGCCCAGGCTCAGATGCAGGGATCCCAGAGCGCTCCTTCCTTAAATTGGTGGACTCTGTTCTGGACACCTTGGCCGTCTTTACTTCCCAAAATGAGGAAAACACAGATGCCTTAAACTGTTTTCCTTCTCCAGAGGAGGTCCTGTCCCTCAGCAACGAGATGCGCGTCTATATTGATCTGATCTTGGGCCAATCTCTGGGCTTTGCGAATGTGGCTCTGTCACAGGACAAAAGAGCTCTTAGTGCGCTTTGCCAAAAG GTAATTCGCGAGTGCAACGCTTTTCAAGGCGAGTGCAAGCTGCCAGGCTCTGCCTCCTATCACTCCAATCTAAAGCTTAAGGCCATGAATTTGGAGCAGGCACTGTACCAATTGGAGGACTTTATCAACGATGCCCTGCTGCGGCTGGTTTTCACCTGCTTCCTGGACTTTGAGAAGTTCTCGGTGGACAAAATACGAACCGTGCTGAGCAACAGCTCCGAAGATGATGCAGCGGCCGATGAGTTAATTGCTGACTTTGATGTCAACATCGATCGGGCCACCCAGATCGGCATATTTGCCATTGCCTTTGCTCCGAATCTGAAAA TGAAAACCATGATGCGCAGCTGCCTGGCTTCCTTTGAGTCGCTGGACACCAGCCTGATACCGTCCCTACAGGCCAACGGCTCTGACTTGCACTCTGACATTCTGGAGCAGCACTTCAACGAGGAGGTGACCAAATTTAAGGCTGCCCTTCAAGAGATCATCGATAGCCGCGCCCTGCTTGGCTGCTATCTGGAGCTTCTATCCGCAGGGATAGCATCAAACGAAAAGGTGTGCGATAAGGAGCGATTGCAGGACCTGGCCGAAATGTCTATGCTGCTGTTCGAACACTTTCACCTGGACACCAACCGAAAGGTGCTTACGGAAACGAAGAACCAGGTGGGTGAGGAGTACCTGCAACAGTTCGTCCGCATATTGCGGGAGTGCAAGGCCATTCTCATGTGCGCATCCCAGGTGGAACCGCAGCGAATTATCAAACGTTTCAAGATCCTGCGCTCGATCTTGCGCAAGCTGCACGGCTGCCTCGGAGTGGGAAAGCGAGATGAAAATGAACCTACGCACCAAATGGGAAAGCACATGGTGGAGGATGTGACAGATGGACACGAGACAAATGATAATTTAGACAACTTTACTGGCCTGACCACGGGTCGAAGCAACAGCATTCTCTACGACACTGGGCGTAGAAGTCGAGTGATTAGAAACCAGGACAGCAAACAGACAACGGAGGCCCTGAAAACTAAGCCTGGTTTACTGAAAA gggAAAGCCTGCGGACTGTCATGTTCAAACGTCAAAATATAGCCGAGAGCAGAAGGCTCTACAACACGATCTGCAACCAATCGGCAGATCTGGAAATCACAG atATACTAGATCAACTTACGGGAATGTCCAATGGTTACTTTGAATGCTGA
- the Spt gene encoding serendipity locus protein alpha isoform X2, translating to MDVLRKQLESCLNILNRGTGATSPTGLNWLNDLCAALLEFSTLVHSSLCSHKQSESAEMVCLCLSQIMICIRQVESTMKLGCGASVMASHQYFLDRIRWCLKRLMHLYSPGSDAGIPERSFLKLVDSVLDTLAVFTSQNEENTDALNCFPSPEEVLSLSNEMRVYIDLILGQSLGFANVALSQDKRALSALCQKVIRECNAFQGECKLPGSASYHSNLKLKAMNLEQALYQLEDFINDALLRLVFTCFLDFEKFSVDKIRTVLSNSSEDDAAADELIADFDVNIDRATQIGIFAIAFAPNLKMKTMMRSCLASFESLDTSLIPSLQANGSDLHSDILEQHFNEEVTKFKAALQEIIDSRALLGCYLELLSAGIASNEKVCDKERLQDLAEMSMLLFEHFHLDTNRKVLTETKNQVEPQRIIKRFKILRSILRKLHGCLGVGKRDENEPTHQMGKHMVEDVTDGHETNDNLDNFTGLTTGRSNSILYDTGRRSRVIRNQDSKQTTEALKTKPGLLKRESLRTVMFKRQNIAESRRLYNTICNQSADLEITDILDQLTGMSNGYFEC from the exons ATGGATGTTTTAAGAAAACAATTGGAGTCCTGCTTGAATATACTAAATAGAGGAACCGGAGCAACAAGTCCCACAGGACTAAACTGGTTAAAT GACTTGTGTGCCGCGCTATTGGAATTTTCCACGTTGGTCCACAGCTCCTTGTGCTCGCACAAGCAGTCAGAGTCCGCAGAAATGGTATGCCTATGCCTGAGCCAGATCATGATCTGTATTCGCCAGGTGGAGAGCACCATGAAGCTGGGATGCGGCGCCTCAGTTATG GCCAGCCATCAGTACTTTCTGGATCGCATTAGGTGGTGCCTCAAGCGCCTTATGCATCTTTACAGCCCAGGCTCAGATGCAGGGATCCCAGAGCGCTCCTTCCTTAAATTGGTGGACTCTGTTCTGGACACCTTGGCCGTCTTTACTTCCCAAAATGAGGAAAACACAGATGCCTTAAACTGTTTTCCTTCTCCAGAGGAGGTCCTGTCCCTCAGCAACGAGATGCGCGTCTATATTGATCTGATCTTGGGCCAATCTCTGGGCTTTGCGAATGTGGCTCTGTCACAGGACAAAAGAGCTCTTAGTGCGCTTTGCCAAAAG GTAATTCGCGAGTGCAACGCTTTTCAAGGCGAGTGCAAGCTGCCAGGCTCTGCCTCCTATCACTCCAATCTAAAGCTTAAGGCCATGAATTTGGAGCAGGCACTGTACCAATTGGAGGACTTTATCAACGATGCCCTGCTGCGGCTGGTTTTCACCTGCTTCCTGGACTTTGAGAAGTTCTCGGTGGACAAAATACGAACCGTGCTGAGCAACAGCTCCGAAGATGATGCAGCGGCCGATGAGTTAATTGCTGACTTTGATGTCAACATCGATCGGGCCACCCAGATCGGCATATTTGCCATTGCCTTTGCTCCGAATCTGAAAA TGAAAACCATGATGCGCAGCTGCCTGGCTTCCTTTGAGTCGCTGGACACCAGCCTGATACCGTCCCTACAGGCCAACGGCTCTGACTTGCACTCTGACATTCTGGAGCAGCACTTCAACGAGGAGGTGACCAAATTTAAGGCTGCCCTTCAAGAGATCATCGATAGCCGCGCCCTGCTTGGCTGCTATCTGGAGCTTCTATCCGCAGGGATAGCATCAAACGAAAAGGTGTGCGATAAGGAGCGATTGCAGGACCTGGCCGAAATGTCTATGCTGCTGTTCGAACACTTTCACCTGGACACCAACCGAAAGGTGCTTACGGAAACGAAGAACCAG GTGGAACCGCAGCGAATTATCAAACGTTTCAAGATCCTGCGCTCGATCTTGCGCAAGCTGCACGGCTGCCTCGGAGTGGGAAAGCGAGATGAAAATGAACCTACGCACCAAATGGGAAAGCACATGGTGGAGGATGTGACAGATGGACACGAGACAAATGATAATTTAGACAACTTTACTGGCCTGACCACGGGTCGAAGCAACAGCATTCTCTACGACACTGGGCGTAGAAGTCGAGTGATTAGAAACCAGGACAGCAAACAGACAACGGAGGCCCTGAAAACTAAGCCTGGTTTACTGAAAA gggAAAGCCTGCGGACTGTCATGTTCAAACGTCAAAATATAGCCGAGAGCAGAAGGCTCTACAACACGATCTGCAACCAATCGGCAGATCTGGAAATCACAG atATACTAGATCAACTTACGGGAATGTCCAATGGTTACTTTGAATGCTGA